The Sporosarcina sp. Te-1 DNA window GTGGCAGGAGAGGGCGAAGGCTTTGGAAGACGTGTATTAGAAGTCGGTCTATCAACAGGTTTAGAACGATATGAAGTATTTGTTGATGCCCGAGATGTTCCTGAAGAGACAGATGAAGAAGACTCTATGCGTAGACCTAGACCAGATATTGATGTGATTAGAGATTTAGAAAATCGGGGTTATCAATCCCTTGCTGAAATGGGACAAGAAATGTATTTGGAGGGCCAGATTATGACGGCTGGTTCATTTACTTATGAGCTGGATTGGGATTTAGGTGATATTACTACCATTCAGAACCAAGATTGGGGAGTGACTCTCGACAGTCGAATAACGGAGGTCACGGAAGTTTATGAGCGAGAAGGGATGAAGTTGTCTATCACATTAGGACAAAGTAGGCCGACCCTGATGAGCAAGATTAAACAGGAGCTTGCGGGAATACAAAATGAGATTGTTAAATAAAGAACGCCCAACCGGGCGTTCTTTTAATATTAAGTAAAGACAAGCCCTGAGAAACTGTATGTGTCCAGTTAATAGATAGTTTATTGCTGTGAAGTCTGTGAAGAGGGAAGTAATAGCCTGTCCTTTCGATAATCTTTAATCAAAATGAAGGGAGAATATTAGTGGAATATATTAAAATGATTCCAGTATTCTTTGTGGGGTTATTAACATATTTATTTGGAGAATGGAGTTCTTTACTCACGATATTAGTTGCATTGGTAGTGATCGATTTTGTAACCGGGATGTTAGCCGGGGCATTAAATGGTGAGTTGAAAAGTAGTATAGGAATGATTGGTATTACCCGGAAAGTTTTTATTTTTGCAATGGTCGCTGTGGCTCATTTAATTGATCTTCTACTAATTGAGAATGGAATTGAATCTGTAGAAGTTGTAATGTCAATGGTTGTTGTGTTTTATGCAATAAACGAAATTTTATCCATTACTGAAAATGCCGGAAGAATTGGACTACCCGTGCCTAAACAAGTACGGAACGTGATTGAGATATTACAAAACAAAAAGGATGGTAGATAACTATGACAATGTCTTACTATCTCGTTCTTTAAAAAGTTAATAGGGAACTGAGTACCAATAATAAGAATTTGGCCACTGTCTTCTCATAGTTCTATGTTGAAGTGTGACCTCTTTAAATAGTTATTTTCTCTTGTGAGTTTCTTCATTAGTAATACGGAGAATTAATGATAAAACATTCGAAATTATTAGATAAATTATAGGTAGCCTTGCCAATTCAAACAATTTATACACATTTAGGTGTAGCTCGTTTATTCTGGTTATAGAAAAGGGCTTGGGCGCCTTTTAAGAAGAATTAGATGTACACCGAGTATGAATTCCTTCAAAGCGAACGTAATATCGCAGCATTATTTCTGGGGATAGGTGAAAAAACAATGAAATGCGTCATGTGGAATATAGTTAGTCTGGATAAGTAAAAATGAAAAAACAAGAGCGAACAAGATTAACAGCACATGTGTCTGGCAATCGATTAGTATGAGACTTTACAAGAAATCTACAAGAAAATAAATCGTTAGAGCCTAAATTACTTAATTACAACAATATCGGAATCCGAACGAATTTAAGTAGCCAGTCGTCGGTAAATACCGTCAACTGGCTACTTAAATGGATGTTTTCATATTGACTCAAAAAAGGACAGTAAGTGCCGAATTGCTATAGATGCCTTTATACATGACCACCAAGGTAAGCCATTTTTATTTCTTCGCTTGCTTGAAGCTCCTTTGCCGTCCCAGATAGAATAACGCGTCCTGTTTCAATAACATATGCTCGGCTCGCAACGGAAAGAGCCATATTTGCGTTTTGTTCAACTAACAGAATGGTCGTCCCTTGTTTATTAATATCATCTATCACCTGGAAGATTGTCTGAACCATAAGTGGCGCAAGGCCCATCGATGGTTCGTCAAGCAGCAACAGTTTTGGTTTGGACATTATCGCTCTGCCCATTGCCAGCATTTGCTGTTCGCCACCGGAAAGCGTTCCAGATAACTGTTTTTTCCGCTCAAGTAATCTCGGGAATGTTTCATAAATCTTCGCTAAATCTTCAGCGATTCCTTTCTTATCCTTCCTTGTATAAGCTCCCAACTCTAGATTTTCTTCTACCGTCATATTAGCAAAAACACGGCGCCCTTCCGGCACATGGGAGATCCCTGCTTTTACAATCGTTTGAGCAGGTTTTCCAACTATGGAAGAATTCAAATAGTGGATGGTTCCGGCTTTTGGTTTTAATAGTCCTGACAATGTTTTGAGAAGGGTTGATTTCCCGGCGCCATTCGCACCAATCAGCGTAACGATTTCACCCTCGTTCACCTCTAAACTCAACCCTTTTAGTGCATGAATATTACCATAATATACATCGATATCTTTTACACTAAGCATGGACAGCTGGGACCTCCTCTCCTAAATAAGCTTCGATGACTTTCGGATGACTGCGAATTTCTTCAGGTGAGCCATCGGCTATTAAGACCCCGTGGTCCAGCACATATATGCGTTCACAAATCCCCATGACTAAGTTCATGTCGTGCTCAATGAGTAAAATTGTTAAATCGAATTTTTCCCTGATGAGCGCTATGAGGGACATGAGTTCCTGCGTTTCTTGAGGGTTCATGCCTGCAGCTGGTTCGTCTAGCAAAAGTAATTTAGGGCCAGCTGCTAATGCACGAGCGATTTCTAACCTGCGCTGTTTCCCGTATGGTAAATTTTTTGCCAGGGAATATAAATCTTCATGTAAATTAAAGATCTTCAAAAACTCAATCGATTTTTCTTCCATTTCCTTTTCCCCGGCAAAATGGGAAGGTAACCGCAATATTGAGCTAACAATGGAATTTTTGGCGAGTGAATGATACGCTACTTTCACATTATCTAAAACGGATAGTTCATTAAACAAACGGATATTTTGAAATGTACGGCTAATCCCTCTTTTTGTTACTTGATAGGGAGCGAGTTTATTAAGCTTTTGGCCGTTAAATATAATTTCACCAAATGTTGGTGTATACACTCCCGTTAATAGGTTAAAGCTCGTCGTTTTACCAGCCCCGTTCGGTCCTATTAACCCGACTAACTCCCCTTGATGGATTTCCATATTAAATTCCGAGACAGCTTTTAATCCCCCAAAATTGATGCCAACATTTTGTACGGAGAGCAATGGCTTATTTGACATGCTGCGCCACTCCTTTCCGGGCCTTTTTAAATGGTAGGAAATCTGTAATTTCACGGGTACCCAGCAGTCCTTGAGGTCGATAAAGCATGACTAATATCAAGACAAGACTATAAATAATCATACGTGTTTCGGGAAATCCTTGAAGGTAAGTAGAAACCAGTGTTAACAATATGGCTGCAATGACTGAACCCGACAAACTGCCAAGCCCGCCCAAAACAACGAATATCAAAATATCAAAGGATTTTAAAAATCCAAAGTTTACAGGTTGAATAATATAAAAATTGTGGGCATACAGTGCACCTGCAACTCCGGCAAAAAATGCACCGATTGCAAACGCGGCTACTTTATAAAAAGTTGTATTAATACCCATGGCATCGGAGGCTACTTCATTTTCTCGAATTGAAATACAAGCACGGCCATGCCTGGAGTTTGTAAAGTTAGTGATTACTATAATAGTAATAACTAAGCAGACGAACGCGTAGGTCCATGTCGTATAATGCGAGACTTGCATCCCTGCGGCTCCGCCAACGTAGTCAATATTTAAAAAGATAATCCGGATTATTTCAGCAAATCCTAGTGTTGCAATAGCTAGGTAATCGCCTCTTAAACGTAAAGTAGGGATTCCAACAACTAGTCCGGCTAATGTGGCGATAATTCCAGCAGCAATAATCCCTATAATGAACGGAAGTTCTAATTTCATCGTGATAATGGCAGAAATATAGGCACCTACTGCCAAAAATCCTGCATGTCCAATAGAGAACTGACCGGTTATTCCGATGACTAAATGTAGGCTGACCGCCAAAATGATATTAATGGCCATTAAAATTAGGGTATTGGAATAGTAGGAGCCAAATACTCCGGTTGTGATAAGTAATTGGACGACACTATAGATAACTACCGCTAACAGAATAAAAAGCCAAAATCGTTTTGATTTTTTCATTTTTACTCTCACCTACACTTTCTCACGTGTATTCTTACCGAAAATGCCATTCGGCCTGAAGATTAAAATTAGGATTAGGATGACGAAAGCAGCCGCATCTCTCCACAGTGAGAAACCAGATGCATTTACAAACGTTTCAATAACTCCTAAAACAAGACCGCCGACCATGGCTCCCGGAATAATGCCGATTCCACCAAGAACGGCTGCAACGAACGCTTTTATCCCAGGAATAATTCCCATTAACGGATCGATTTTCGTGTAGTATAAACCAAAAATAACGCCAGCAGCTCCTGCTAAAGCTGACCCGATAGCGAAAGTAGCAGAAATAGTATTATCGACATTAATGCCCATTAACCGAGCTGCCTCATTGTCATGAGAAACTGCACGCATGGCCTTGCCAATTTTCGTCTTATGGACAATGAATTGCAGGATCACCATCAGCGTAATTGATATAGATAAGATCAGAATGGACTTAATACTGATTTTTGCCCCAAGTATTTCAAATGTGCCATTTGCAATAATATCGGGGAATGCTTTAGGCTGCGGACCCCAGGTAAATATAAAGCCATTTTCAATTAAGAGGGATACCCCGATTGCGGTTATTAATGCAGCGATTCTCGTAGCATTTCTAAGTCTCTTATAGGCAATTCGTTCAATAAGCACCCCGAATATAGCACAAAAAATCATCGCTAAAACTAATGCTGTAAAGAAGTCGAGACCTAATCCTACAATGGAATAGAATCCAACAAACGAACCGACCATGAATACGTCCCCATGTGCGAAGTTAATAAGTTTTATGATTCCATATACCATCGTGTAGCCAAGTGCGATTAATGCATAAATGCTTCCGAGTGAAATACCATTCACCAGCTGCTGAATCCATTCCATGAATTTTTCACTCCTATCTTAATTCATATCATCTTTATGAGTAGTTGAAGTGGGAGGAAACTCCTCCCACTTCGTTGTTAGGTTTTATTCAGGATTTACTTTCGAGTTAAACTTCATCTGTCCGTCCACATATTCTAAAATTGTCGCAGATTTGACCGGATTATGGTTTTCATCGATTGACAGTGCACCTGTGACAAGTGGGAAGTCTTTGGTTTGTTCCAGAGCTTCCTTGATCTTCGTTGAATCGGTTGATCCAGCACGTTCAATCGCATCCTTTAATAGGTAGACTGTGTCGTATCCTAATGCACTAAATCCATCTGGCGCTTCCTTGTGTTTTTTCTTGAATGCTTCTACGAAGTTTTGAATGATCGGATCTGGATCTTCATCAGAATACGCGGCAGTGACAAATGTATTATTTAGAGCATCCGCTCCTGCCAAATCAACCATTGTTGGAGAGTCCCAACCATCTCCGCCCATGAGCGGTACATCGATTCCTAATTCACGAGCTTGCTTAACGATTAGACCAACCTCTTCATAGTAACCAGGAATATAGACAAACTCAGGATCCGCTGATTTAATGCGCGTTAAGGTGGAACGGAAATCTGTATCTTTTGCGATATAAGATTCTTCCTTGACGATTTTTCCGCCAGCAGCTTCAAATGTTTCGATAAAAGCAGCTCCTAAACCTTTTGCGTAATCACTTGCGTTATCCCCGTAAACAGCTGCAGTCTTGACTCCTAATTCATTAATCGCAAAGTTTGCAGCGACTGTTCCTTGGAATGGGTCAATGAATGTGGTACGGAATGCATAATCATTGAGCTTTCCTTTTTCATTTACTGTGACGACCATGCTAGTACCGGAAGGAGTGATGAGCACCGTCTTTTTATCATTCGCAATTTCAACTTGTGCGATTGTATTCCCGCTTGTTGCAGCACCGATAATTGCTGCGACTTTATCTTGGTCTGTCAGCTTAATCGCTCCGCTTGTCGCTTCTTGGCCATCTGACTTATTATCCACGGAAATGAGTTCAATTTCCTTTCCGTCTATTCCTCCAGCCGCATTGATTTCTTCAACTGCAAGCTGTACACCTTTGTTAATCCCTGTACCATATGACGCAACGCCACCTGACAATTCGAGATTGACACCGATTTTAATCGTATCTCCACTTTGGCCGCTGCTTTCCCCGCATCCGGCCAGTAGCCCTACAGATAGAGCAGAGGCGGCTAATACTTTGAATAATTTCTTCTTCACGATTTATGTTCCCCCTTTATGATTGGTGGGTCTGATACTTTTAACCTATGAACCTGGGTATCATTTATCAGTACACACCACTTTTTATATGTGAACAAGTTCATTGTAAAACAAACTTAATTATTAGTCTATACAAATTTATTTTTCTATTTCCAAAATTTATAATTATGGTTTTACGTACAGATCGAAAAGGGGAAGAATGCTGAAATTTAGTGGGAAAATCGATGAATATGTTGATTTGCGTGGATTTTTAGAATGGATGTCGTACATATTAAACTATTTCGTAAAAACGCTTGATAATGTAAACAAGCACCGAAATACAAAATGAAAATGCGTTGAGAAATTGAAACATATGAATATGTAATAACGCAACCTCAAGATTATAACTTGGAGGTTGCCTATATTATGTTTGAATGAGAAAATCAGATTCGATTAGTAGATGTTAATTGGGACTACATACATATAAATGTTTTAAGCTTTTTTGCATGACTGGAATTATAGTGGTCTTTTGTATTGTTTATTAAGGAAACAAAGATATAAATAGTATCCAGTACTTCATTTTCTCGCAAAAACTTCTCTAGTCGTTAGTTCACTTAACGCATCCCGCACTTTTCTAGCAAAGGCAAGTGGCTTGTCAATCGATACCCAGTGCATAAACATGAGCCGTGGATTTTCAAATAACCAGTGATTGTGGACGGCAGTCACAATAATCCCATGTTGACGAAGGACGCTAATAAAAGGATTGATCTCTTCCTGAAGAATAACTGTTTCCCCGCTACACAGCGCACGCCCATCAGCTGTCATTGATTCAAAAGCGAACATTTGTGGGATGAGAAGGAAGGATCGACCGTTTTCGCCGAGAACGACGGGTTTGATATTCAGACGCGATTTCATCACAATACATTGATCATTTTCAAATGTATGCATTGTTCCACCGAGAATCCGGTTAAATTCATCACAAATGTGCGCGTTATGAGTATGTCGATTCCTAAATTCGTCCCTAAAAAGGTTTGACCCAAAGCTATCATTAAATTCATCATGGTGGGAGTTTGACTTAACGTAGATATCTCGCGTGATTAAAACTTCCATGGCATCTCGAACTTTTCTCGCAAAAGCAAGTGGACGATCAATGGATTCGAAATGCATATACATAAGACGTGGTTGATCAAATAGCCAATGATTGTGTACAGCCGTTACAATAATGTCATGTTCACGAAGCCTGCTCATAAACGGATTAATTTCTTCTTGTAGAATAACTGTCTCTCCTAAGCAAAGACCTCTGCCATCATTATCTAGATTTTCAAACGTAAATGCTTGAGGAATAAACATAAAGGATTCTGCATTTCTCCCCAATACGACTGGATGAATATTGGTTCTTGAGCGAGTGGCTGTACAAACCCCATTGATAACACTTGGAGTAGAGCCAAGGATTCTCGCAAACTCAGTACAGAGGTTAGATGGATTCAAATTCATGTCCTTCATCGATAAACTCCTTCTCAACTATATTTTCAGCAACTATTCTAGAGTATGTGCATGAAATAAATGGGAAGGGATAGGGACCCAATCGATTCAAGAATGATACTGGCGTTTGTTAGAAATCAACCATGTGAGGTAAATGCATCTTTACACACTTATTGTTTCAGCTAGTCAAAACAGTGTCTATCCTGCTAAATAGTGTGTCCAACTGCCATGCCATAGTGTAAGGCAACAATCGGGAGATCGGGATCAGGAGAAATCTGTTGTGAATGAGTATTTGTAATTATTCTCTGAAGAGATGGTCATGTGAAAAGGAATATTAAAAATCATGATGTATGTTAGAATAACCTTCACTATAGCAGCTTGCGGAAGCTCCTGATACGTAGTGAAATAGATTACGGAGAGGAAGATAAAGTTTGAATCAATCAAATGATTTTCCAAAAGGATTATCAAAACCTGCTCTCAGAGCATTAGCTGGATCAGGCTATTCAAGCTTGAAGCAATTAGCGGAAGTGACCGAAAAAGAATTGGCCGCACTGCACGGTATGGGGCCGAAAGGTATAAGCCTAATCAAAAGTGCTCTTATGGAAACAGGATGTTCTTTTAGAAGTGAATAAAAGAGCTCGTATGGCGAGTTAAAATCAAACATCAGAAGGAAAATGTTATTTGGCCACTGTTACTAGCTGGTCAACCCCAAATAGGATCAGTAGGTTGCTGAAGATAATGGATCCAGGCGAACATCTCCCAGTTCACTGAAATATGTTTTATCTCTTAAATCCACCTTCTGAATGTATGATTTGGCCTGTAATCCAACCTGCTTCATCGCTAACTAGAAATGCAATCAATTTTGCGGCATCTTGCGGCTCACCTATCCTACCGAAAGGAAACAGAGGAGCTAACCCACTTTTTATTTTATCAGTCATCCAGCCTGTGTCGGTTGGGCCAGGATTAATGGCATTGACCGTTATCCCTAAGGGGGCTAGTTCAGCTGACAAGGTGATAGTTAAAGCGTCGACGGCTCCCTTTGTCGTGGCATAAGCTAATTCTCCGCGCATAGGACCTTGAAATTGACCTGATGTAAGATTAACGATTCTACCTCCTGATTTCTTAGTGAAATGCTGAGCGAATTTACTACTTAATAGCGTCGTTGCACGAACATTTACCATGTAATGCTTATCTAATACGGCTGCCGTGATATCCGAAAAATCGTTGTTAGTAGAGTAAGCTGCATTATTTATCAAAATATCCGGATAGCCAAGTTGTTCACGTACACTAGTAATCAGTTGTTCAGGTGCTTCATCAGTGGTTAAATCCAGCTCCAACGATGCTGCCCGGACACCCTTGTTTATCAATTCCTCCTTTAATTTTTGCGGTTCCTCTGCATTCATACTCCAGGGCATCTTTTTATCGTATTCCGTCCAATAGGTAAAAAATATGTCATATCCTGATTCGGCTAACTCCACACAAATAGCCGCTCCGATGCCTTTCAGACGGCTTACCCCTGTAACAATAGCGATTTTGCTTTTTGTTTGGTTCATATGAGCGGTTTCTCCTTCTGTTAAATGATTTATTTTTTCGGAAAAATCAAGAATTAAAATCAACTATACACTAGCCGCATCAATATTATCTATTATATATAATGTAGTCTGTCGAGTCTTTCTGACAGAGCAATTCTATCGTATAAAAATATTCATGTGATTTTATGATTTTAAGTTCGACTAAAAAAGACATTAGGAAACAATCATTCCTAATGCCCTCCTTTTAATTCTGACGACAAGTAAGAGTCATCATGTTTGCAAAGAAACCAGGTGCTCATCAAATGCGTCGATGATATAAAGGAAGTGATCAGCCTCCCGGTATACATGATCCGCGAGAAGCGGATGGATGATACTCTTGATTTTACAGGCCTCAATGAGTTCTCTTGCAGTCTTTTTAAATTCACGAAGCGATACTACGGACACCCGGTTTTGATCTAGGAATTGTTCAAGGAGAGGAACTGTCTCTGATTGCGGGCGCATGCTATCCAGGTCTTGTGCCTGGAATAACAATTGATCAAAATCATGGCTAAAATCCCTAGCCTGTTCGACAAGTTTACGTTCAGACGGATCTAGTAAGTGACCGATAAACTTGGAATGATCCGCCATGATGCGCAAAAAGAATACATTTTCTTTAATGATTGCTTCGGGCAGGGGTTTTAATTTTCCTTCATTTAATTCTTTGAGGCGTTTTGCAAAGTATGCCGCCTCTCTACTAACGTGGTCCACTAAGAGAGGAAAGTTGTTCGATATGATTTTGCAGCTCAGGATCAGGCCCAGCACTTTTCGTTTGAATGCCCAAATCGAGGCGGCTGCTTGGTATACTTGGTTATTAAACTGACGTATTACTTCCGGACTCGTTTGTGCATTGTAGTTGGCAGCCTGCTCTTCGATTTGCTCAAAAATCACAATATACTGCCGGGCTTCTTGTATGAGCTTTGTTTGGTCCGCTGTAAAACCTAAACTTAAGAAAAAAGCATGCTCTTTCATAATTCTTGACCAAAAGCGAATTTCTTCTAATGATTGCATTACGAAAGACGGTATATGCCTCACTCCTTCAAAATTCAATCCGCTCATTCTATGCAGTGCATACATAATAAAGAACTGAATCCTGATAGGGATAGAGAGTTTGTAAGACATAAAAAAACCTCGTAAAAGTGACTTTACGAGGTGGCACACTTCAAAAGGGTGACCGCATGTATTGCTCATTGATTATATGTATTGCATTTTTTCTCTAATTCCAGCACATCAGCGAAACATTCCATGGCTGCACTGATATAAAGATCCAGGTATTGAGGTTCTATGTATTCGGTAATCCGTTCGAGCAGTTCCGTCTTAACGAGAAGGGGTCGATCTTTCGGGAAGTAAATTGGTGAATAGACGGGTTTGACACTGGCTTTTTCATTGTTTACAACGAGTCGTAAATGGGTCATTTAGATACCAACCTTCTCAACTCCCGCTTGGGCAGTTTTTCTTAAATTTGTGACATAATTGTAACACGAAAACCTGATTTCTTGTAATGGGAATTGAAGGTAAAACCCTTTGAAAGCAAATGGACGATGTGAATGGTTATAATACAAATTTAAATGGAAATTACTATATGGTATAGTGAAGGAAGAGAGAAAGAAGGTGTGCGATTGCGACGTAAATATGGAAGGCTTCTGAAAAAAGACAATGTCATCGTATTTCCAGGCGCTTATGAAAAGCTGGTAGAGGACGGGAGACAGGCAGTTGAGCAAGAGCAATTTGAGAAAGCGGTGGAGGCTTTCGATCAAGCAATTCGTTACAATCCCGAAAGTTCAGAGTTTCTTGGTCCATACGCAATCGCGCTCTATGAGATAAAAGATTTTTCGCGTGCCAAGGAGTTCTCTGCGAGACTCCTTTATAGCGGAACGGCAGATTATATTGCGGCCATGGAATTATACTTGGCGATTAGTATCCAGCTGCAGCATTATGATGAAGTGCGAGAAACGATTGAAACCCTTTTCGAGGAGCAAATTATACCTGAGCAAATGATAAAAAAGTTCAACTACTTGCGAGAACTGAATGAGCGCCTTTCGGAACGGTATGGGACCCAGGAA harbors:
- a CDS encoding branched-chain amino acid ABC transporter permease, with amino-acid sequence MEWIQQLVNGISLGSIYALIALGYTMVYGIIKLINFAHGDVFMVGSFVGFYSIVGLGLDFFTALVLAMIFCAIFGVLIERIAYKRLRNATRIAALITAIGVSLLIENGFIFTWGPQPKAFPDIIANGTFEILGAKISIKSILILSISITLMVILQFIVHKTKIGKAMRAVSHDNEAARLMGINVDNTISATFAIGSALAGAAGVIFGLYYTKIDPLMGIIPGIKAFVAAVLGGIGIIPGAMVGGLVLGVIETFVNASGFSLWRDAAAFVILILILIFRPNGIFGKNTREKV
- a CDS encoding holin family protein, with amino-acid sequence MEYIKMIPVFFVGLLTYLFGEWSSLLTILVALVVIDFVTGMLAGALNGELKSSIGMIGITRKVFIFAMVAVAHLIDLLLIENGIESVEVVMSMVVVFYAINEILSITENAGRIGLPVPKQVRNVIEILQNKKDGR
- a CDS encoding SDR family oxidoreductase, with product MNQTKSKIAIVTGVSRLKGIGAAICVELAESGYDIFFTYWTEYDKKMPWSMNAEEPQKLKEELINKGVRAASLELDLTTDEAPEQLITSVREQLGYPDILINNAAYSTNNDFSDITAAVLDKHYMVNVRATTLLSSKFAQHFTKKSGGRIVNLTSGQFQGPMRGELAYATTKGAVDALTITLSAELAPLGITVNAINPGPTDTGWMTDKIKSGLAPLFPFGRIGEPQDAAKLIAFLVSDEAGWITGQIIHSEGGFKR
- a CDS encoding ABC transporter ATP-binding protein — its product is MLSVKDIDVYYGNIHALKGLSLEVNEGEIVTLIGANGAGKSTLLKTLSGLLKPKAGTIHYLNSSIVGKPAQTIVKAGISHVPEGRRVFANMTVEENLELGAYTRKDKKGIAEDLAKIYETFPRLLERKKQLSGTLSGGEQQMLAMGRAIMSKPKLLLLDEPSMGLAPLMVQTIFQVIDDINKQGTTILLVEQNANMALSVASRAYVIETGRVILSGTAKELQASEEIKMAYLGGHV
- a CDS encoding branched-chain amino acid ABC transporter permease, producing the protein MKKSKRFWLFILLAVVIYSVVQLLITTGVFGSYYSNTLILMAINIILAVSLHLVIGITGQFSIGHAGFLAVGAYISAIITMKLELPFIIGIIAAGIIATLAGLVVGIPTLRLRGDYLAIATLGFAEIIRIIFLNIDYVGGAAGMQVSHYTTWTYAFVCLVITIIVITNFTNSRHGRACISIRENEVASDAMGINTTFYKVAAFAIGAFFAGVAGALYAHNFYIIQPVNFGFLKSFDILIFVVLGGLGSLSGSVIAAILLTLVSTYLQGFPETRMIIYSLVLILVMLYRPQGLLGTREITDFLPFKKARKGVAQHVK
- a CDS encoding ABC transporter substrate-binding protein, which gives rise to MKKKLFKVLAASALSVGLLAGCGESSGQSGDTIKIGVNLELSGGVASYGTGINKGVQLAVEEINAAGGIDGKEIELISVDNKSDGQEATSGAIKLTDQDKVAAIIGAATSGNTIAQVEIANDKKTVLITPSGTSMVVTVNEKGKLNDYAFRTTFIDPFQGTVAANFAINELGVKTAAVYGDNASDYAKGLGAAFIETFEAAGGKIVKEESYIAKDTDFRSTLTRIKSADPEFVYIPGYYEEVGLIVKQARELGIDVPLMGGDGWDSPTMVDLAGADALNNTFVTAAYSDEDPDPIIQNFVEAFKKKHKEAPDGFSALGYDTVYLLKDAIERAGSTDSTKIKEALEQTKDFPLVTGALSIDENHNPVKSATILEYVDGQMKFNSKVNPE
- a CDS encoding helix-hairpin-helix domain-containing protein, yielding MNQSNDFPKGLSKPALRALAGSGYSSLKQLAEVTEKELAALHGMGPKGISLIKSALMETGCSFRSE
- a CDS encoding ABC transporter ATP-binding protein, producing the protein MSNKPLLSVQNVGINFGGLKAVSEFNMEIHQGELVGLIGPNGAGKTTSFNLLTGVYTPTFGEIIFNGQKLNKLAPYQVTKRGISRTFQNIRLFNELSVLDNVKVAYHSLAKNSIVSSILRLPSHFAGEKEMEEKSIEFLKIFNLHEDLYSLAKNLPYGKQRRLEIARALAAGPKLLLLDEPAAGMNPQETQELMSLIALIREKFDLTILLIEHDMNLVMGICERIYVLDHGVLIADGSPEEIRSHPKVIEAYLGEEVPAVHA
- a CDS encoding DUF1259 domain-containing protein, translated to MKDMNLNPSNLCTEFARILGSTPSVINGVCTATRSRTNIHPVVLGRNAESFMFIPQAFTFENLDNDGRGLCLGETVILQEEINPFMSRLREHDIIVTAVHNHWLFDQPRLMYMHFESIDRPLAFARKVRDAMEVLITRDIYVKSNSHHDEFNDSFGSNLFRDEFRNRHTHNAHICDEFNRILGGTMHTFENDQCIVMKSRLNIKPVVLGENGRSFLLIPQMFAFESMTADGRALCSGETVILQEEINPFISVLRQHGIIVTAVHNHWLFENPRLMFMHWVSIDKPLAFARKVRDALSELTTREVFARK
- a CDS encoding DUF2935 domain-containing protein, producing the protein MSGLNFEGVRHIPSFVMQSLEEIRFWSRIMKEHAFFLSLGFTADQTKLIQEARQYIVIFEQIEEQAANYNAQTSPEVIRQFNNQVYQAAASIWAFKRKVLGLILSCKIISNNFPLLVDHVSREAAYFAKRLKELNEGKLKPLPEAIIKENVFFLRIMADHSKFIGHLLDPSERKLVEQARDFSHDFDQLLFQAQDLDSMRPQSETVPLLEQFLDQNRVSVVSLREFKKTARELIEACKIKSIIHPLLADHVYREADHFLYIIDAFDEHLVSLQT